The following proteins come from a genomic window of Salvia hispanica cultivar TCC Black 2014 chromosome 4, UniMelb_Shisp_WGS_1.0, whole genome shotgun sequence:
- the LOC125185647 gene encoding zinc finger protein GAI-ASSOCIATED FACTOR 1-like, whose protein sequence is MSNITGGDEGSFSSGEVQQQPEKHSNPAATSTNSNGSSASQPPQKQPQPSAKKKRNLPGTPDPTAEVVALSPTTLMATNRFVCEICNKGFQRDQNLQLHRRGHNLPWKLRQRTTTEVKKRVYICPEPTCVHHNPARALGDLTGIKKHYSRKHGEKKWKCDKCSKKYAVQSDWKAHHKTCGTREYKCDCGTIFSRRDSFITHRAFCDALAEENSKVNQGLLGPNLSAQLPDLMSTMPITSNTNTSMGFNNPLKSLPQDLLPIPFKPMNMPAGATMFSSASGNLFGSPRSMPSSSSGLQLSSNSNQAGYSYHQDSSKHLGQIFGSAQMSATALLQKAAQMGATATNSPMMQKNFVSTMAGPDHVSNRPGPAVHGYESFHNEPFSSGFSTQMMHKGPPELFEGGGDMVMYGGMLMDQNIPAPGFLKNMVEGSGDGRMGGGDDMTTVDFLGVGGSRGQNLEMNQQRMQVMQNNNNNNFHHHQHQQQQHEESDMEKPLYNTF, encoded by the exons ATGTCAAACATCACAGGTGGTGATGAAGGGAGCTTCTCTTCTGGAGAAGTCCAACAGCAGCCAGAGAAGCACTCCAACCCCGCTGCCACCTCCACCAACAGCAATGGCTCCTCCGCCTCTCAGCCGCCGCAGAAACAGCCCCAGCCTTCAGCTAAGAAGAAGAGAAATCTTCCAGGAACTCCAG ATCCAACGGCGGAAGTGGTGGCGCTGTCCCCAACGACGCTGATGGCGACGAACCGGTTCGTGTGTGAAATCTGCAACAAAGGGTTTCAACGAGACCAGAACCTGCAGCTGCACAGAAGAGGCCACAATCTGCCGTGGAAGCTGAGGCAGAGAACCACCACCGAGGTCAAGAAACGGGTCTACATCTGCCCCGAGCCCACCTGCGTCCACCACAACCCCGCCCGCGCCCTCGGCGACCTCACCGGCATCAAGAAGCACTACAGCCGCAAGCATGGCGAGaagaaatggaaatgtgacaaatgCTCCAAGAAATACGCTGTTCAGTCCGATTGGAAGGCCCATCACAAGACTTGTGGCACTCGCGAGTATAAGTGCGATTGTGGAACTATTTTCTCAAg GAGAGATAGCTTCATCACTCATAGAGCTTTTTGTGATGCACTGGCTGAGGAAAACAGCAAGGTGAATCAAGGCTTGTTGGGCCCAAATTTATCGGCCCAACTTCCTGATCTAATGTCCACCATGCCCATAACCTCCAACACAAACACATCAATGGGATTCAACAACCCATTAAAATCACTCCCCCAAGATCTCCTCCCAATCCCCTTCAAGCCCATGAACATGCCCGCCGGCGCTACCATGTTCTCCTCGGCTTCCGGCAACCTATTCGGCAGCCCGCGAAGCATGCCCTCGTCGTCATCGGGGCTCCAGCTCAGCTCAAACTCCAACCAAGCAGGCTACAGCTACCACCAAGACAGCAGCAAGCATTTGGGCCAAATCTTTGGATCGGCCCAAATGTCGGCCACCGCCTTGCTGCAAAAGGCGGCCCAAATGGGAGCAACGGCTACCAACTCCCCTATGATGCAGAAGAACTTCGTCAGCACCATGGCAGGCCCAGACCACGTGTCGAACCGGCCCGGCCCGGCTGTGCATGGGTACGAGAGCTTCCATAACGAGCCATTCAGCAGCGGGTTCTCGACCCAGATGATGCACAAGGGCCCGCCAGAGCTCTTCGAGGGAGGGGGCGATATGGTTATGTACGGAGGGATGCTGATGGATCAGAATATTCCGGCGCCCGGATTCTTGAAAAACATGGTGGAAGGGAGTGGTGATGGGAGAATGGGCGGCGGAGACGACATGACGACGGTGGATTTCTTGGGGGTGGGAGGATCAAGAGGGCAGAATTTGGAGATGAATCAGCAGAGAATGCAAGTGATGCagaataataacaataataatttccATCATCATCAGcatcagcagcagcagcatgAAGAATCTGATATGGAAAAGCCACTCTACAACACATTCTGA